TAAAAAGCAGACGATGTCTGCAGGTATTCAGCTGACAAGCTGAAAACCATAAATTGAGGATGAATGACATATGAAAAATGAATCCACCGTTTACGATTACATGCTGGGCGACCCGCCTATTGTCAAGCCAACCACCCCGCTGGGCGTGGTTATCAACCTGCTGGATAAACATTCGTTATCGGGCTTACCCGTGGTTGACGATCAACATCAGGTGGTCGGCTTTATTTCACAAAAAGACTGTATCAAACAAATGATTCAGAGCAGCTACCACTGCGAGGGCGCACCCAGTGCAAAAGAAGT
This genomic stretch from Pseudomonadales bacterium harbors:
- a CDS encoding CBS domain-containing protein, yielding MKNESTVYDYMLGDPPIVKPTTPLGVVINLLDKHSLSGLPVVDDQHQVVGFISQKDCIKQMIQSSYHCEGAPSAKEVMTTEPTSVSQDAGIYQVADMMANSTRKAYPVVNQGKLVGIITRSHILRALNDYLMTCSLPSKQ